The following proteins are encoded in a genomic region of Trypanosoma brucei gambiense DAL972 chromosome 8, complete sequence:
- a CDS encoding receptor-type adenylate cyclase, GRESAG, with amino-acid sequence MLQFLLISPCCLQYCCLLSLLSLFSHFSPLRLTNSSSQVTSVMTSFVRLVTPLGAAVACSHLLMVVLPLLLLIPGLCADKDCKSSSVTVRVYNLLYSSDISKTTYEPVIAGFNASLHAHNDDLPANVCIEVEHVHARSDEDYITYLKNKIDGDAAVQNKSELPIVLGPVGDETTLHLTSELEKFEIVAFSPFTGSSDVRVWKKSLYFLTASPIAQVLALIRYAVSQLRLQRLGFMYLKGVFYGDKEYKLTLKVMSIMGRKLCGVFELDSSTDGRASDDDFEAAWKRFAPTMPQGVIVFGSPIEDTKRFLMKFLGSNELRGAYILIPSMLQYAIINSWMKELAVKNFVPERVILTGPSPLANDNEYIAVRKFQTVMGKYLEKNGKLNGHNYEKGHFYQHSTDGELMVHGWIVGEVLWRTLGSRELLCNRTTYINSLYNQRRYVIDDLVIGDFGGECEGKAGQRGAACKCNQGGNVVYMKRMGTDRNLHPVKEGVVTLASSRCYTNLLQLYAPLNGIMFRLEDNPLAQRIAEEYRDGASLVVGKGQLGQGDRFFLHELNSTSSATKHNMLEEVKERVVTAVFGVVDDALLSMTDMTFIDPIPLSPRLKHPGRNVLHCFPTIEQQIFVMVERVVVPNSWGSVHAIVRSSDVRGIKSVLRKTFWALGGSLGAFDEVTDSESVKSLLPHSGFVLVIGLTEADITEIAEHLDNHRGVRVFVLFFDVALLYSEFVKVFKKHPQAAERLLFATSLPHWADNNTTSETVQEFHRDVGNESKWTPLALLGYATARAMESVVLQMGRVNSEELINTIFSQSVIVADDMWYGPFEHRDVGNESKWTPLALLGYATARAMESVVLQMGRVNSEELINTIFSQSVIVADDMWYGPFEDSCSNSRWSSAKDCIVNYGATHISVWSMARVLNPSVPPVSGVATPSIRYYKDGLNMTEEEFIGTIVGTILCLIALVLIVMLMRKCMRGDTRDNENAPKELTDPVTLIFTDIESSTAQWAAHPELMPDAVATHHRLIRTLISKYGCYEVKTVGDSFMIACKSPFAAAQLACDLQRCFLEHDWKTDVFDTSYREFERQRAEDDGDYVPPTGHLDPDVYSRLWNGLRVRVGIHTGLCDIRHDEVTKGYDYYGRTSNMAARTESIANGGQVLLTRSTYLSLSTSEREQLNVTALGDVPLRGVPKPLEMYQLNAVPGRTFTTLRLDHEVADDEDTSVSCSDGSSIGAVLSDAAQQVVACVEALLGAFPTAQRKKLLMPFCNRWGVSSPYNVSDTWDATTCRNVTRLLAAKVGRVVDFGTKNTHDSVQFSERRSGTFPSRLAAAVDLVSIPSTSSCIQSSCSIIYMNVPDDDDTSKYSPKH; translated from the exons ATGCTGCAATTTCTTCTTATAAGTCCCTGTTGCTTACAGTATTGTtgtctattatcattattatcattattctctcatttctctcctttaAGACTTACGAATTCATCAAGTCAAGTCACCAGTGTTATGACTTCCTTCGTGCGTCTTGTTACTCCACTTGGCGCTGCAGTGGCTTGCAGTCATCTCCTCATGGTTGTGTTACCGCTGCTGCTACTTATTCCTGGTTTATGTGCTGATAAAGACTGTAAAAGTAGCAGTGTAACGGTGAGGGTGTATAATTTGTTGTACAGCTCCGACATATCAAAGACAACCTATGAACCCGTCATTGCTGGTTTCAATGCCTCGCTACATGCGCATAATGATGATTTGCCGGCAAATGTGTGCATAGAGGTCGAACATGTTCATGCCAGAAGCGATGAGGATTACATCACATatttaaagaataaaattgATGGAGATGCTGCTGTACAAAATAAGAGTGAACTGCCCATTGTGCTGGGACCTGTTGGTGATGAGACTACTCTCCATCTCACCTCGGAACTTGAGAAGTTTGAAATAGTggccttttctccctttactgGATCTTcggatgtgcgtgtgtggaaaaagagTCTGTACTTCCTTACGGCATCGCCTATTGCACAGGTGCTTGCACTAATTCGTTATGCTGTGAGTCAATTGAGGCTTCAGCGACTGGGTTTTATGTACCTGAAGGGTGTGTTTTATGGCGATAAGGAGTATAAGCTGACACTTAAGGTAATGTCGATTATGGGCCGTAAATTGTGCGGTGTTTTCGAATTAGACAGCTCTACTGATGGAAGggcttctgatgatgattttGAGGCCGCATGGAAAAGGTTTGCTCCCACGATGCCACAAGGTGTAATTGTGTTTGGTTCGCCAATTGAGGATACGAAGAGGTTCCTGATGAAGTTTTTAGGGAGCAATGAATTGAGAGGTGCTTATATATTAATTCCTTCTATGCTTCAATATGCTATTATAAACAGTTGGATGAAGGAGTTGGCCGTAAAGAATTTTGTGCCTGAGAGAGTGATACTGACGGGTCCGAGTCCACTTGCAAATGATAATGAATACATAGCAGTACGGAAGTTTCAGACTGTCATGGGGAAGTACctggaaaaaaatggaaaactTAATGGTCACAATTATGAAAAGGGTCACTTTTACCAGCACAGTACTGACGGAGAATTGATGGTGCACGGATGGATTGTGGGCGAGGTCTTGTGGCGTACACTGGGAAGTCGTGAATTACTGTGCAACCGTACAACTTACATTAACTCTCTGTACAACCAGCGTCGGTATGTTATCGATGATCTTGTGATTGGTGATTTTGGTGGTGAATGTGAGGGGAAGGCTGGTCAGCGTGGAGCTGCATGCAAATGTAATCAAGGTGGAAATGTTGTTTACATGAAGAGGATGGGAACTGATCGGAATCTACATCCTGTGAAGGAGGGTGTAGTGACTCTCGCTTCATCACGCTGCTATACGAATCTCTTACAACTGTATGCCCCATTGAATGGTATAATGTTTCGACTGGAAGACAATCCATTGGCGCAGCGGATTGCAGAGGAATATCGCGATGGCGCCTCCCTCGTTGTTGGAAAGGGCCAATTGGGTCAAGGTGatcgcttctttttgcatGAACTGAATTCGACATCGAGTGCGACAAAGCACAACATGTTAGAGGAGGTTAAAGAGCGTGTTGTGACGGCCGTGTtcggtgttgtggatgatgCGCTACTGTCGATGACAGATATGACATTTATTGATCCCATTCCTCTCAGTCCCAGGTTGAAACACCCCGGAAGGAATGTGTTGCATTGTTTTCCAACAATTGAGCAGCAGATTTTTGTAATGGTGGAGCGTGTTGTGGTTCCGAATTCCTGGGGGAGTGTGCATGCAATTGTTCGCAGTAGTGATGTACGTGGAATAAAATCTGTTCTTCGAAAGACTTTTTGGGCACTTGGTGGGTCGCTGGGTGCTTTCGACGAAGTTACCGACAGTGAAAGTGTGAAGAGTTTGTTACCGCATAGCGGCTTCGTTCTCGTTATTGGTCTAACTGAAGCTGATATTACTGAAATCGCTGAGCATCTTGACAATCACAGGGGagtgcgtgtatttgtgttattCTTCGATGTGGCACTGCTGTACAGTGAGTTTGTGAAGGTATTCAAAAAGCATCCGCAAGCTGCCGAGCGGTTACTATTCGCAACAAGCCTACCACACTGGGCAGACAACAATACGACATCCGAGACGGTTCAGGAATTTCACAGGGACGTGGGGAATGAGAGTAAATGGACTCCACTGGCGCTGCTTGGGTACGCGACTGCACGTGCaatggaaagtgttgtgttgCAAATGGGGCGTGTGAACTCAGAAGAGCTTATCAACACTATATTCAGTCAGTCTGTAATTGTAGCGGATGACATGTGGTATGGACCCTTTGAG CACAGGGACGTGGGGAATGAGAGTAAATGGACTCCACTGGCGCTGCTTGGGTACGCGACTGCACGTGCaatggaaagtgttgtgttgCAAATGGGGCGTGTGAACTCAGAAGAGCTTATCAACACTATATTCAGTCAGTCTGTAATTGTAGCGGATGACATGTGGTATGGACCCTTTGAGGACAGTTGTTCCAATAGCCGCTGGTCATCAGCGAAAGACTGCATTGTGAATTACGGTGCGACACATATTTCCGTGTGGTCCATGGCTCGTGTGTTGAATCCTTCCGTACCTCCTGTTAGTGGAGTGGCAACACCATCAATACGTTACTACAAAGATGGATTGAATATGACTGAGGAAGAATTTATTGGCACAATTGTGGGtaccattttgtgtttgatagCACTTGTGCTGATAGTAATGCTTATGCGGAAATGTATGCGTGGGGATACTCGCGATAACGAGAACGCACCAAAAGAATTGACAGACCCCGTAACGCTAATATTCACTGACATcgagagcagcactgcgcagtgggcagcacaccctgagctTATGCCTGATGCTgttgcaacacatcaccgCCTAATTCGCACATTGATTTCCAAGTATGGATGCTATGAAGTGAAGACTGTTGGAGATTCTTTTATGATTGCATGCAAGAGCCCTTTCGCTGCTGCGCAATTAGCGTGTGACCTGCAACGATGCTTTTTAGAACATGATTGGAAGACTGATGTGTTTGATACGTCTTATCGTGAGTTTGAGCGGCAGCGTGCGGAAGATGATGGGGATTATGTTCCACCCACTGGCCATCTTGACCCTGATGTTTACAGTCGGTTGTGGAATGGACTGCGAGTGcgtgttggaatccacaccgggttgtgtgatattcggcatgatgaagtgacgaaaGGATATGACTACTACGGTCGTACATCGAATATGGCAGCACGAACTGAGAGCATTGCTAATGGCGGGCAGGTGCTGTTGACACGTTCGACATACCTTTCATTGAGTACTTCGGAGCGTGAGCAATTAAATGTGACTGCATTGGGTGATGTGCCATTGCGTGGTGTACCCAAACCTTTGGAGATGTACCAATTGAATGCGGTACCCGGAAGGACATTTACTACACTGCGACTTGACCATGAGGTTGCTGATGACGAAGATACGAGTGTTTCTTGCAGTGATGGGAGTTCCATTGGTGCAGTTCTCAGTGATGCCGCTCAACAGGTTGTTGCTTGCGTTGAAGCACTACTTGGTGCATTCCCCACTGCGCAGCGTAAGAAATTACTTATGCCATTTTGTAACCGATGGGGAGTTTCGTCACCTTATAATGTTTCTGATACGTGGGATGCAACCACGTGCCGTAATGTTACTCGCCTGCTTGCCGCGAAGGTTGGTCGTGTTGTGGATTTTGGGACGAAGAATACTCATGACAGTGTACAATTCTCTGAGAGACGCTCGGGAACTTTTCCGTCCAGGTTAGCTGCCGCTGTTGATCTCGTAAGCATCccttcaacttcctcctgTATTCAATCCAGCTGCAGTATTATATACATGAATGTgccagatgatgatgataccaGCAAATATTCCCCTAAGCATTGA
- a CDS encoding receptor-type adenylate cyclase GRESAG 4,putative, giving the protein MTSFVRLVTPLGAAVACSHLLMVVLPLLLLIPGLCADKDCKSSSVTVRVYNLLYGSDVSKAIYEPVIAGFNASLHAHNDDLPANVCIEVEHVHARSDEDYVSYLKNKIDGDAAVQNKSELPILLGPVGDETTLHLTSELEKFEIVAFSPFTGSSDVRVWKKSLYFLTASPVAEVLALIRYAVSQLRLQRLGFMYLKGVFYGDKEYKLTLKVMSIMGRKLCGVFELDSSTDGRASDDDFEAAWKRFAPTMPQGVIVFGSPIEDTKRFLMKFLGSNELRGAYILIPSMLQYVIKNSWMKELAVKNFVPERVILTGLTPLANDNEYIAVQKFQTDMEKYLEKNGKLNGHNYEKGHFYQHSTDGELMVHGWIVGEVLWRTLGSRELLCNRTAYINSLYNQRRYVIDDLVIGDFGGECEGKAGQRGAACKCNQGGNVVYMKRMGTDRNLHPVKEGVVTLASSRCYTNLLQLYAPLNGIMFRLEDNPLAQRIAEEYRDGASLVVGKGQLGQGDRFFLHELNSTSSATKHNMLEEVKERVVTAVFGVVDDALLSMTDMTFIDPIPLTPRLKHPGRNVLHLSPTIEQQIFVMVERVVVPNSWGSVHAIVRSSDVRGIKSVLRKTFWALGGSLGAFDEVTDSESVKSLLPHSGFVLVIGLTEADITEIAEHLDNHRGVRVFVLFFDVALLYSEFVKVFKKHPQAAERLLFATSLPHWADNNTTSETVQEFHRDVGNESKWTPLALLGYATARAMESVVLQMGRVNSEELINTIFSQSVIVADDMWYGPFEDSCSNSRWSSAKDCIVNYGATHISVWSMARVLNPSVPPVSGVATPSIRYYKDGLNMTEEEFIGTIVGTILCLIALVLIVMLMRKCMRGDTRDNENAPKELTDPVTLIFTDIESSTAQWAAHPELMPDAVATHHRLIRTLISKYGCYEVKTVGDSFMIACKSPFAAAQLACDLQRCFLEHDWKTDVFDTSYREFERQRAEDDGDYVPPTGHLDPDVYSRLWNGLRVRVGIHTGLCDIRHDEVTKGYDYYGRTSNMAARTESIANGGQVLLTRSTYLSLSTSEREQLNVTALGDVPLRGVPKPLEMYQLNAVPGRTFTTLRLDHEVADDEDTSVSCSDGSSIGAVLSDAAQQVVACVEALLGAFPTAQRKKLLMPFCNRWGVSSPYNVSDTWDATTCRNVTRLLAAKVGRVVDFGTKNTHDSVQFSERRSSTSRPG; this is encoded by the coding sequence ATGACTTCCTTCGTGCGTCTTGTTACTCCACTTGGCGCTGCAGTGGCTTGCAGTCATCTCCTCATGGTTGTGTTACCGCTGCTGTTACTTATTCCTGGTTTATGTGCTGATAAAGACTGTAAAAGTAGCAGTGTAACGGTGAGGGTGTATAATTTGTTGTACGGCTCCGACGTATCAAAAGCAATCTATGAACCCGTCATTGCTGGTTTCAATGCCTCGCTACATGCGCATAATGATGATTTGCCGGCAAATGTGTGCATAGAGGTCGAACATGTTCATGCCAGAAGCGATGAAGATTACGTCTCATATTTGAAGAATAAAATTGATGGAGATGCTGCTGTACAAAATAAGAGTGAACTGCCCATTCTGCTGGGACCTGTTGGTGATGAGACTACTCTCCATCTCACCTCGGAACTTGAGAAGTTTGAAATAGTggccttttctccctttactgGATCTTcggatgtgcgtgtgtggaaaaagagTCTGTACTTCCTTACGGCATCGCCTGTTGCGGAGGTGCTTGCACTAATTCGTTATGCTGTGAGTCAATTGAGGCTTCAGCGACTGGGTTTTATGTACCTGAAGGGTGTGTTTTATGGCGATAAGGAGTATAAGCTGACACTTAAGGTAATGTCGATTATGGGTCGTAAATTGTGCGGTGTTTTCGAATTAGACAGCTCTACTGATGGAAGggcttctgatgatgattttGAGGCTGCATGGAAAAGGTTTGCTCCCACGATGCCACAAGGTGTAATTGTGTTTGGTTCGCCAATTGAGGATACGAAGAGGTTCCTGATGAAGTTTTTAGGGAGCAATGAATTGAGAGGTGCTTATATATTAATTCCTTCTATGCTTCAATATGTTATCAAAAACAGTTGGATGAAGGAGTTGGCCGTAAAGAATTTTGTGCCTGAGAGAGTGATACTGACGGGTCTGACTCCACTTGCAAATGATAATGAATACATAGCGGTACAGAAGTTTCAGACTGATATGGAGAAGTACctggaaaaaaatggaaaactTAATGGTCACAATTATGAAAAGGGTCACTTTTACCAGCACAGTACTGACGGAGAATTGATGGTGCACGGATGGATTGTGGGCGAGGTCTTGTGGCGTACACTGGGAAGTCGTGAATTACTGTGCAACCGTACAGCTTACATTAACTCTCTGTACAACCAGCGTCGGTATGTTATCGATGATCTTGTGATTGGTGATTTTGGTGGTGAATGTGAGGGGAAGGCTGGTCAGCGTGGAGCTGCATGCAAATGTAATCAAGGTGGAAATGTTGTTTACATGAAGAGGATGGGAACTGATCGGAATCTACATCCTGTGAAGGAGGGTGTAGTGACTCTCGCTTCATCACGCTGCTATACGAATCTCTTACAACTGTATGCCCCATTGAATGGTATAATGTTTCGACTAGAAGACAATCCATTGGCGCAGCGGATTGCAGAGGAATATCGCGATGGCGCCTCCCTCGTTGTTGGAAAGGGCCAATTGGGTCAAGGTGatcgcttctttttgcatGAACTGAATTCGACATCGAGTGCGACAAAGCACAACATGTTAGAGGAGGTTAAAGAGCGTGTTGTGACGGCCGTGTtcggtgttgtggatgatgCGCTACTGTCGATGACAGATATGACATTTATTGATCCCATTCCTCTCACTCCCAGGTTGAAACACCCCGGAAGGAATGTGTTGCATTTGTCTCCAACAATTGAGCAGCAGATTTTTGTAATGGTGGAGCGTGTTGTGGTTCCGAATTCCTGGGGGAGTGTGCATGCAATTGTTCGCAGTAGTGATGTACGTGGAATAAAATCTGTTCTTCGAAAGACTTTTTGGGCACTTGGTGGGTCGCTGGGTGCTTTCGACGAAGTTACCGACAGTGAAAGTGTGAAGAGTTTGTTACCGCATAGCGGCTTCGTTCTCGTTATTGGTCTAACTGAAGCTGATATTACTGAAATCGCTGAGCATCTTGACAATCACAGGGGagtgcgtgtatttgtgttattCTTCGATGTGGCACTGCTGTACAGTGAGTTTGTGAAGGTATTCAAAAAGCATCCGCAAGCTGCCGAGCGGTTACTATTCGCAACAAGCCTACCACACTGGGCAGACAACAATACGACATCCGAGACGGTTCAGGAATTTCACAGGGACGTGGGGAATGAGAGTAAATGGACTCCACTGGCGCTGCTTGGGTACGCGACTGCACGTGCaatggaaagtgttgtgttgCAAATGGGGCGTGTGAACTCAGAAGAGCTTATCAACACTATATTCAGTCAGTCTGTAATTGTAGCGGATGACATGTGGTATGGACCCTTTGAGGACAGTTGTTCCAATAGCCGCTGGTCATCAGCGAAAGACTGCATTGTGAATTACGGTGCGACACATATTTCCGTGTGGTCCATGGCTCGTGTGTTGAATCCTTCCGTACCTCCTGTTAGTGGAGTGGCAACACCATCAATACGTTACTACAAAGATGGATTGAATATGACTGAGGAAGAATTTATTGGCACAATTGTGGGtaccattttgtgtttgatagCACTTGTGCTGATAGTAATGCTTATGCGGAAATGTATGCGTGGGGATACTCGCGATAACGAGAACGCACCAAAAGAATTGACAGACCCCGTAACGCTAATATTCACTGACATcgagagcagcactgcgcagtgggcagcacaccctgagcttatgcctgatgccgttgcaacacatcaccgCCTAATTCGCACATTGATTTCCAAGTATGGATGCTATGAAGTGAAGACTGTTGGAGATTCTTTTATGATTGCATGCAAGAGCCCTTTCGCTGCTGCGCAATTAGCGTGTGACCTGCAACGATGCTTTTTAGAACATGATTGGAAGACTGATGTGTTTGATACGTCTTATCGTGAGTTTGAGCGGCAGCGTGCGGAAGATGATGGGGATTATGTTCCACCCACTGGCCATCTTGACCCTGATGTTTACAGTCGGTTGTGGAATGGACTGCGAGTGcgtgttggaatccacaccgggttgtgtgatattcggcatgatgaagtgacgaaaGGATATGACTACTACGGTCGTACATCGAATATGGCAGCACGGACTGAGAGCATTGCTAATGGCGGGCAGGTGCTGTTGACACGTTCGACATACCTTTCATTGAGTACTTCGGAGCGTGAGCAATTAAATGTGACTGCATTGGGTGATGTGCCATTGCGTGGTGTACCCAAACCTTTGGAGATGTACCAATTGAATGCGGTACCCGGAAGGACATTTACTACACTGCGACTTGACCATGAGGTTGCTGATGACGAAGATACGAGTGTTTCTTGCAGTGATGGGAGTTCCATTGGTGCAGTTCTCAGTGATGCCGCTCAACAGGTTGTTGCTTGCGTTGAAGCACTACTTGGTGCATTCCCCACTGCGCAGCGTAAGAAATTACTTATGCCATTTTGTAACCGATGGGGAGTTTCGTCACCTTATAATGTTTCTGATACGTGGGATGCAACCACGTGCCGTAATGTTACTCGCCTGCTTGCCGCGAAGGTTGGTCGTGTTGTGGATTTTGGGACGAAGAATACTCATGACAGTGTACAATTCTCTGAAAGACGCTCCAGCACGTCCCGTCCCGGTTAA